In the Paenibacillus sp. FSL H7-0357 genome, one interval contains:
- a CDS encoding helix-turn-helix transcriptional regulator — protein MLNENSKAKTLGDYLKSRRNRLQPEQAGLKASYSLRRTPGLRREEVAMLAGVSATYYTWLEQGREVTASRDIIENIGRALQLTPDEQQHLFELWNPHERAAVSSISTTLNPQWREIIGQLPYPSFISNERSEVLAWNEEAAKMLIDFDAIPDAERLMIRLLFLDTGLRRRMINWEEFTLHSVAVFRTYYDKHPEDPWFQDIVEQLCVESREFADIWKLHNIQLKTVNRVYIQTPAGDDKTVAYDIHSFASPTDHPDLHVCVYTPVKD, from the coding sequence ATGCTTAATGAGAATAGTAAAGCCAAAACGCTCGGCGATTATCTGAAATCGCGCCGAAACCGGCTTCAGCCGGAACAGGCAGGGCTTAAAGCATCCTATAGCCTACGAAGAACGCCGGGACTCCGAAGGGAAGAGGTTGCTATGCTGGCAGGTGTCAGTGCAACTTATTATACCTGGCTGGAGCAGGGCAGAGAAGTAACCGCGTCCAGAGATATCATCGAGAACATCGGGAGGGCGCTGCAGCTGACGCCGGATGAGCAGCAACATCTGTTCGAGCTTTGGAATCCACATGAGCGTGCAGCTGTTTCTTCTATTAGTACAACGCTTAATCCGCAGTGGAGGGAAATCATCGGGCAGCTGCCCTATCCGTCTTTCATCAGCAATGAAAGATCCGAGGTTCTTGCCTGGAATGAAGAGGCAGCGAAGATGCTGATTGATTTTGACGCAATACCTGATGCTGAACGGTTGATGATCCGGCTGCTGTTTCTGGATACCGGGCTTCGCCGCCGTATGATCAATTGGGAAGAGTTCACTCTGCATTCAGTTGCCGTGTTCAGAACCTACTATGATAAGCATCCGGAAGATCCATGGTTTCAGGATATCGTCGAGCAGTTGTGTGTGGAGAGCAGGGAGTTTGCGGACATATGGAAGCTGCACAACATCCAGCTCAAAACTGTAAACCGGGTTTACATCCAAACTCCTGCTGGTGATGACAAGACGGTTGCCTACGACATTCATTCCTTTGCAAGTCCAACCGATCATCCCGATCTGCATGTGTGCGTGTATACACCGGTTAAGGATTGA
- the metG gene encoding methionine--tRNA ligase: MSNIFIGGAWPYANGSLHLGRLASILPGDILARYHRAKGDQVLYVSGSDCHGTPVAVQAAKQGVTPGEFADCYHEEFVECFGKLGFTYDLYTRTDQETHHTVVRELFLKLLDNGHLYKKTTLQCYCEQDQRFLPDRYVEGTCPVCGQQARGDQCDYCSTLLDPSDLLDRSCKICGTPPVLRPTEHYYLSLSSYQKELADYAESSRGWRDNAVRLTQRYLQEGLQDRAATRDLDWGVDVPADGFTGKKIYVWIEAVSGYLSASKQWAAETGNRWEDFWLENRDSVDEDGKTTAYYVHGKDNVPFHSLIWPGILLGVGGLHLPDRLFACEYMTLEGQKFSTSRNWAVWLPDILSRYQPDSIRYFLIANGPEKRDTDFSWREFIHSHNGELLGAFGNFVNRSLAFINKAFGGCVPDGILEPKWRANFDTLYTEAGRLIESGRFKEGLEFIFGYIRQANKYFDEQKPWLQIKEDRNACGDTLYTCVQIIANLANLLNPFIPFSCDELRTFLSLDEAGWQQSSVPAGQTINELKLLFERIDTVRIEEETARLESQMLSN, from the coding sequence ATGTCCAATATCTTTATCGGAGGGGCGTGGCCTTACGCCAATGGCTCTCTGCATCTGGGAAGACTGGCAAGCATTCTGCCCGGTGACATTCTGGCCCGCTACCACCGGGCTAAAGGTGATCAGGTGCTGTATGTGTCCGGCAGCGATTGCCATGGAACACCGGTTGCTGTCCAGGCAGCCAAACAGGGCGTAACGCCGGGCGAATTCGCCGACTGCTATCATGAGGAATTTGTGGAATGCTTCGGCAAGCTTGGTTTTACTTACGATTTATACACGCGCACAGATCAGGAAACCCACCACACGGTCGTTCGTGAGCTGTTTCTTAAACTTCTGGACAACGGGCACCTGTACAAAAAGACAACGCTCCAGTGCTACTGCGAGCAGGATCAGAGGTTTCTACCCGACCGGTACGTGGAGGGAACGTGTCCGGTCTGCGGGCAGCAGGCACGCGGCGATCAGTGCGATTACTGCTCCACCCTGCTCGACCCGTCTGATCTGCTGGACAGATCCTGTAAAATCTGCGGAACCCCTCCGGTGCTGCGGCCTACAGAGCATTACTATCTTTCACTTTCGAGCTATCAAAAGGAACTGGCAGACTATGCGGAATCATCTCGGGGCTGGAGGGATAATGCCGTCCGGTTGACTCAGCGTTATCTGCAAGAGGGACTTCAAGACCGCGCGGCTACCCGTGATCTCGATTGGGGCGTGGATGTGCCGGCAGACGGATTTACCGGCAAAAAAATCTATGTATGGATCGAAGCGGTCAGCGGCTATCTGTCCGCCAGCAAGCAGTGGGCCGCAGAGACAGGAAACCGTTGGGAGGATTTCTGGCTGGAGAATCGCGACAGCGTCGATGAGGATGGCAAGACAACCGCTTATTATGTGCATGGGAAAGACAACGTGCCTTTTCATAGTCTGATTTGGCCGGGTATACTATTGGGAGTGGGCGGACTGCATTTGCCTGACCGTCTGTTTGCCTGCGAATACATGACGCTGGAAGGTCAGAAATTCTCTACCAGCCGCAACTGGGCGGTCTGGTTACCGGATATTCTCAGCCGCTATCAGCCGGATTCAATCCGGTACTTCCTGATTGCGAACGGCCCCGAGAAACGTGATACCGACTTCTCCTGGAGGGAGTTCATCCACAGCCATAATGGCGAGCTGCTCGGCGCCTTCGGCAATTTTGTAAACCGCAGCCTGGCCTTCATAAATAAAGCCTTCGGGGGTTGTGTGCCGGACGGAATACTGGAACCTAAGTGGAGAGCGAACTTCGACACCTTATACACCGAAGCCGGCAGGCTGATCGAATCCGGGCGTTTTAAGGAGGGTCTGGAGTTTATCTTTGGTTATATTCGCCAAGCCAATAAATACTTTGATGAACAGAAACCCTGGCTGCAGATCAAAGAAGACCGCAATGCCTGCGGAGATACCCTCTACACCTGCGTACAGATCATTGCTAATCTGGCTAATCTGCTGAATCCGTTCATTCCTTTTTCCTGTGATGAGCTCCGTACCTTCTTGTCCCTTGATGAGGCTGGATGGCAGCAGTCCTCTGTTCCGGCAGGACAGACCATCAATGAACTGAAGCTGCTCTTCGAACGCATTGATACTGTACGGATTGAAGAGGAAACAGCCCGGCTGGAGAGCCAGATGCTAAGTAACTAA
- a CDS encoding GNAT family N-acetyltransferase — protein sequence MAAEIVHVTTDEQLQMGLDIRKKVFVEEQKVPEEEEIDEYDAIGDNVHHILLMDEGLPVATGRLIYYKAGTAKMQRIAVDKDYRSKGYGRILLLALEELARELGLESSILDGQCQAEAFYNKLGYEVISPEPFYDAGILHVRMQKTL from the coding sequence ATGGCGGCGGAAATCGTACATGTAACGACAGATGAACAGCTCCAGATGGGACTGGACATCCGCAAAAAAGTATTTGTTGAAGAGCAAAAGGTACCGGAAGAAGAGGAAATTGATGAGTATGATGCAATCGGCGACAATGTGCATCATATCTTGCTGATGGATGAGGGTCTCCCGGTAGCTACCGGAAGATTGATTTATTATAAAGCAGGCACTGCGAAAATGCAGCGTATCGCAGTCGACAAAGACTACCGCAGCAAGGGATACGGGCGTATCCTGCTGTTGGCGCTGGAGGAGCTTGCCCGTGAGCTGGGCCTCGAATCATCCATCCTTGATGGACAATGCCAGGCGGAAGCCTTTTATAACAAACTGGGGTATGAAGTGATCTCTCCAGAGCCATTCTATGATGCAGGTATTTTGCATGTGAGAATGCAGAAAACGCTGTAA
- a CDS encoding DUF3892 domain-containing protein yields MMNNERERFTAAQRNGDGDLMKFQTSSGRVLDYQQALQEVQAGSIAGVNVFKGRDGELYIRGDADGDPTNNLDQLPQF; encoded by the coding sequence GTGATGAACAATGAACGCGAACGGTTTACAGCGGCCCAAAGAAACGGTGACGGTGATCTGATGAAGTTCCAGACCTCTTCAGGACGAGTACTGGACTACCAGCAGGCGCTGCAGGAGGTTCAAGCGGGAAGTATAGCCGGAGTGAATGTGTTCAAAGGCAGAGATGGCGAACTATACATCCGTGGCGATGCGGATGGCGATCCCACGAATAATCTGGATCAGCTGCCGCAGTTCTAA
- a CDS encoding MBL fold metallo-hydrolase yields the protein MTIQLQMIGTGDAFSNNYYNNNGLLLDGNFSLLIDCGATAPLAMHQLGRSFREVNATLITHIHNDHVGGLEELALELMQDNNRKMRLLLSETLVKPLWDHIRKSAHSKEGRADSLEEMFNVTALRPGESYTLSPEITLQLIRTPHIRGRDSYSLLLNDDIFYSADMTFQPELLIKLVRKHGVRKIFHDCELSGSGKVHTTLRELMSLPDDVRKLIYLMHYSDRKPEFEGMTGEMEFLVQHEIYEL from the coding sequence ATGACTATACAACTGCAAATGATAGGTACGGGTGATGCTTTTTCCAATAACTACTATAATAACAACGGGCTGCTGCTGGATGGCAACTTCTCGCTTCTCATAGACTGTGGTGCTACAGCCCCGCTCGCCATGCATCAATTAGGGAGATCGTTCCGTGAGGTGAACGCGACACTAATCACACATATCCATAATGATCATGTCGGCGGACTGGAAGAGCTGGCACTAGAGTTGATGCAGGATAATAACCGGAAAATGCGGCTGCTGTTGTCGGAGACACTGGTCAAACCGCTGTGGGATCACATCCGCAAGAGCGCTCACTCAAAGGAAGGCCGTGCAGATTCCCTCGAAGAAATGTTCAATGTAACTGCGCTGCGTCCAGGTGAGTCTTATACCCTTTCCCCGGAAATTACACTGCAATTGATTCGCACCCCGCATATTCGCGGCCGGGACAGCTACTCGCTGCTGCTGAATGACGATATCTTTTACAGCGCCGATATGACCTTCCAGCCTGAGCTGCTGATCAAGCTTGTCCGCAAGCATGGCGTCCGGAAGATTTTTCACGACTGTGAGCTCAGCGGATCGGGTAAGGTTCATACTACACTCCGGGAACTGATGTCTTTGCCTGATGATGTACGCAAGCTAATCTATTTAATGCACTACAGCGACCGGAAGCCTGAATTTGAGGGGATGACCGGAGAAATGGAGTTTCTTGTTCAGCATGAGATATATGAGCTTTGA
- a CDS encoding copper amine oxidase, whose translation MRWKKVALCVVVFSLMGSSLLFADAVNQKIRVWSNGKEMADGGYLIDGKAYIPAREAGGVVNWDGSGKVTILKPNVQIILYKGDDVFGNVNIGKLKFKVLSQVDSLTDSIAAVKVAITDPSGNVKDIQSQELGGSKKEDFWFSTSEFTYDFKESGKYRVGFYIKASKNVDYVLVSEKVITALD comes from the coding sequence ATGAGGTGGAAAAAAGTTGCTCTGTGCGTAGTTGTATTTTCCCTGATGGGAAGTTCATTATTGTTCGCGGACGCTGTAAATCAGAAAATCAGGGTATGGAGCAATGGGAAGGAAATGGCCGATGGCGGCTATTTGATTGATGGCAAGGCTTATATCCCGGCCAGGGAAGCTGGAGGCGTCGTGAACTGGGACGGTTCAGGCAAAGTGACCATTCTTAAGCCGAATGTACAGATTATTCTGTATAAGGGCGATGATGTATTTGGTAACGTGAATATCGGAAAACTCAAATTTAAGGTGTTGTCACAGGTGGACAGCTTGACAGATAGCATCGCAGCAGTAAAAGTAGCCATTACCGATCCATCGGGAAATGTGAAGGACATTCAGTCGCAGGAGCTGGGCGGTTCGAAAAAAGAAGATTTCTGGTTCTCCACCTCGGAGTTCACCTATGATTTTAAAGAGTCCGGGAAGTACCGGGTGGGCTTCTATATTAAGGCCTCCAAGAATGTAGATTACGTACTTGTGTCAGAGAAGGTAATCACTGCACTAGATTAG
- a CDS encoding DUF1292 domain-containing protein, with protein sequence MSDHKHEHGHEHGEACGCGHDHDHEHEEFVLTLTNEQGEDVEMVLVETFDVGEKLYALLLERENPEADGIILRMEEEDEEMVLYNIEDEAEWKAVEEAYNELLAQQE encoded by the coding sequence ATGAGCGATCACAAACATGAGCATGGCCATGAACATGGTGAAGCATGCGGTTGCGGACATGATCACGACCATGAGCACGAGGAGTTTGTGCTGACCTTGACGAACGAGCAGGGCGAAGATGTAGAAATGGTGCTGGTAGAAACGTTCGATGTGGGCGAGAAATTATACGCGCTGTTGCTGGAACGCGAAAACCCTGAAGCGGATGGCATCATTCTGCGTATGGAAGAAGAAGATGAAGAAATGGTGCTTTACAACATTGAAGATGAAGCTGAATGGAAAGCCGTTGAAGAAGCTTACAACGAGCTGCTTGCCCAGCAAGAATAG
- a CDS encoding aminotransferase class I/II-fold pyridoxal phosphate-dependent enzyme produces the protein MDQHRTPLFTALKKHAAGNPVQFHIPGHKKGLGTDAEFREFIGDNALSIDLINIAPLDDLHQPTGVIQEAQKLAAKAFGADYTYFSVQGTSNAIMTMILSVCSEGDKIIVPRNIHKSVMSAIIFSGAKPVFVSPVQDENLGIDHGITTSSLERALRRHPDAKGVLVINPTYFGVCADLRSIVDLAHSYGVPVLVDEAHGVLIHFHEDLPVSAMQAGADMAATSVHKLGGSMTQSSVLNVNAKTGLVNPQRVQTILSMLTTTSTSYILLASLDTSRRNLALNGHEMAERTIALSNYAREAINNIDGLYSFGKEILGTEATFNIDPTKLNIHVRHLGITGYETENWLRQKYNIEVELSDMYNILCLITPGDTQDSVDKLLSALRVLSAIHYSKGEIYELKVQVPEIPQLALIPRDAFYADTQVVPFRESAGYIIAEFIYVYPPGIPILLPGEIITQDNIDYIIDHVEIGLPVKGPEDRSINFVKVVVEADPIS, from the coding sequence ATGGATCAACACCGTACTCCCCTCTTCACTGCTCTCAAAAAGCATGCCGCTGGAAACCCAGTTCAATTTCATATTCCCGGGCATAAGAAGGGGCTAGGAACCGATGCCGAATTCCGTGAGTTTATCGGCGATAACGCTCTATCCATAGATTTGATCAATATCGCACCGCTTGATGATCTTCATCAGCCTACCGGCGTAATACAAGAAGCTCAGAAGCTGGCTGCGAAGGCTTTCGGCGCCGACTATACGTATTTTAGCGTACAGGGCACGAGCAATGCCATCATGACTATGATCCTCTCTGTCTGCTCAGAAGGAGACAAAATAATTGTGCCGCGCAACATTCACAAATCCGTGATGTCGGCAATTATTTTCTCCGGAGCCAAGCCTGTTTTCGTCTCACCTGTTCAGGATGAGAATCTTGGGATAGACCACGGCATTACCACCAGCTCGCTGGAACGAGCATTAAGGCGTCATCCGGACGCCAAAGGAGTTCTAGTAATCAATCCAACGTATTTTGGCGTATGCGCTGACCTGCGTTCGATTGTGGACCTGGCCCACAGCTACGGGGTTCCCGTATTGGTGGACGAGGCACATGGAGTATTGATTCATTTTCATGAGGATCTTCCGGTATCAGCCATGCAGGCCGGTGCCGATATGGCGGCAACCAGCGTTCACAAGCTGGGCGGCTCCATGACGCAAAGCTCGGTGCTTAACGTGAATGCCAAAACCGGGCTGGTCAACCCGCAGCGGGTACAGACGATTCTCAGTATGCTGACAACAACTTCCACCTCATATATTTTGCTTGCGTCACTGGATACTTCCAGACGCAATCTGGCTCTGAACGGCCATGAAATGGCCGAGAGAACGATAGCCTTGTCCAATTATGCCCGGGAGGCCATCAATAACATCGACGGTCTGTACAGCTTTGGCAAAGAGATTCTTGGCACAGAGGCCACCTTTAATATTGATCCAACCAAGCTTAACATTCATGTCCGCCATTTGGGAATAACCGGTTATGAAACAGAAAACTGGTTGCGCCAAAAGTATAACATCGAAGTAGAACTAAGCGACATGTATAATATTCTTTGCCTGATTACGCCTGGTGATACCCAAGATTCCGTAGATAAGCTGCTTTCCGCCCTGCGGGTATTGTCAGCCATCCATTACAGCAAAGGTGAGATCTATGAGCTTAAGGTGCAGGTGCCGGAAATTCCGCAGCTTGCCCTTATTCCAAGAGATGCCTTTTATGCGGATACTCAGGTTGTTCCGTTCCGCGAATCCGCAGGTTATATCATTGCGGAGTTCATCTATGTTTATCCTCCGGGCATTCCAATTTTGCTCCCCGGTGAAATAATTACCCAGGATAACATTGATTATATCATCGACCATGTGGAAATCGGGCTGCCGGTCAAAGGTCCGGAGGACCGCAGCATCAACTTTGTCAAGGTAGTCGTGGAAGCTGATCCGATCTCTTGA
- a CDS encoding MFS transporter, whose translation MSGKVAQRMHISLASPFIMEMWAIIFLVEFVKGSLLVALLPVYMENILGLSVTVVGFAFALQYLGDNLFRSPFGWVMERIGYRWTMTGALLLLVVAVGMIVYAKDAVSLSIACLILGIGTSPLWPCTMTGITELAGSTKSGSSGAAMGAVEMASLAGTGIGPITMNFLMDHGGQGYRTVFLVLMGCAAAVAAVALLLPSKIGGHAPHVVRDLHSEEAPVEQRRPFQPLQSLKRTMHAVRSSLKVSRLLFPALFLQAFAIGLMTPVVTLFAHSELHVTPNQFSMLLIAGGGITVLALIPAGKLVDRIGTTVFLNIGFLLAAGSLAFFSQVRWLPLAFCAVALVGVSYALILPAWNAFIALQVPKGERGTVWGLFLTLQGSGMVAGPVLSGRLWDSVSHSAPFLASSFVMVLLFGLHLLIVHRTKLKAGTS comes from the coding sequence ATGTCTGGCAAAGTAGCACAACGTATGCATATCAGCTTGGCCTCGCCCTTCATTATGGAAATGTGGGCTATTATCTTTTTGGTGGAATTTGTGAAAGGCTCGCTGCTTGTCGCCCTCCTGCCTGTGTATATGGAGAATATCCTTGGCTTGTCGGTAACAGTGGTAGGTTTTGCTTTTGCGTTGCAATATCTGGGGGACAACCTTTTCCGCAGCCCGTTCGGCTGGGTGATGGAGCGTATCGGCTACCGCTGGACAATGACGGGCGCCCTGCTGCTGCTGGTAGTAGCGGTAGGGATGATTGTCTATGCCAAAGATGCGGTCAGTTTATCCATAGCCTGCCTGATTCTGGGCATTGGAACATCGCCGCTGTGGCCTTGCACAATGACAGGGATTACGGAGCTGGCCGGTTCTACGAAGAGCGGAAGCAGCGGTGCGGCGATGGGTGCAGTAGAGATGGCCTCGCTGGCAGGAACCGGTATCGGGCCGATCACCATGAATTTTCTGATGGATCATGGCGGTCAAGGCTACCGTACGGTATTTCTTGTGCTTATGGGATGCGCAGCTGCTGTTGCTGCCGTTGCCCTGCTGCTCCCGTCCAAAATCGGTGGCCATGCTCCCCATGTTGTGCGTGACCTCCACAGTGAAGAAGCTCCTGTGGAACAGCGCAGACCATTTCAGCCGCTGCAGAGCCTCAAGCGGACGATGCACGCGGTCAGAAGCTCGCTGAAGGTAAGCCGGCTGCTGTTCCCGGCATTATTTCTGCAGGCTTTCGCCATCGGCCTCATGACGCCGGTAGTTACGTTGTTTGCCCATTCGGAGCTGCATGTCACGCCGAATCAGTTCAGCATGCTGCTCATTGCCGGTGGGGGGATCACAGTGCTGGCGCTCATTCCCGCCGGGAAATTGGTGGACCGGATCGGGACTACGGTGTTTCTGAATATTGGATTTCTGCTGGCAGCCGGTTCACTGGCCTTCTTCTCCCAGGTGCGCTGGCTGCCGCTGGCCTTCTGCGCTGTTGCGCTGGTTGGTGTAAGTTATGCGCTTATTCTTCCGGCCTGGAACGCCTTTATTGCTTTGCAGGTGCCTAAGGGGGAGCGGGGCACCGTATGGGGCCTTTTCCTGACACTCCAAGGCTCCGGCATGGTCGCAGGCCCCGTGCTGTCAGGCAGACTGTGGGATTCAGTCAGCCATAGTGCTCCTTTTCTGGCCAGCTCATTTGTGATGGTGCTGCTGTTCGGACTGCATCTGCTTATTGTCCATCGGACAAAATTAAAGGCAGGAACTAGCTGA
- a CDS encoding DUF1054 domain-containing protein, with amino-acid sequence MPFQGFTHDDFAVFQIVGLEPRMDALIDRVRPKLNELGNELAPVLSALCGEEMFPHVAKHARRTVHAPNDTWVAWGPNKRGYKALPHFQVGMFHSHLFVVFAIIYESSNKVLFANALAKQSADIRAELPGSYFWSTDHLDPKGIQESDMDDRQFTELARKLKEVKKAEITCGLRIDKDDPILSDEDKLLELIQQTFETLLPLYRMSF; translated from the coding sequence ATGCCATTTCAAGGATTTACACATGATGATTTTGCAGTATTTCAAATTGTGGGGCTGGAGCCGAGAATGGATGCCCTCATTGACCGGGTGCGGCCTAAATTGAATGAGCTTGGCAACGAACTTGCTCCAGTCCTGTCCGCGCTGTGCGGTGAAGAAATGTTCCCGCATGTAGCCAAGCACGCCCGGCGCACCGTTCATGCCCCGAATGATACATGGGTGGCCTGGGGCCCGAATAAACGCGGGTACAAGGCTCTGCCGCATTTCCAGGTTGGTATGTTCCACAGCCACTTGTTTGTTGTTTTTGCCATTATCTACGAGAGCTCCAACAAGGTGCTCTTTGCGAATGCGCTGGCGAAACAATCCGCAGATATCCGCGCCGAGCTTCCGGGAAGCTATTTCTGGTCGACCGACCACTTGGATCCTAAGGGAATCCAGGAATCGGACATGGACGACCGGCAGTTCACCGAGCTTGCCCGCAAGCTGAAGGAAGTCAAGAAAGCCGAGATTACGTGCGGTCTGCGGATCGACAAGGATGATCCGATTCTGTCGGATGAGGATAAGCTCCTGGAGCTTATTCAGCAGACCTTCGAGACGCTGCTGCCCCTGTATCGTATGTCCTTTTAG
- the gndA gene encoding NADP-dependent phosphogluconate dehydrogenase, whose amino-acid sequence MAKQQIGVIGLAVMGKNLALNIESRGFTVSVFNRSPEKTHDLIAEAEGKNLVGTFSIEEFVESLEVPRKILIMVQAGKATDATIEQLLPHLDQGDIIIDGGNAYFPDTVRRSKELEEKGFRFIGTGVSGGEEGALKGPSIMPGGQESAYKLVEPILTAISAKVDGEPCCTYIGPDGAGHYVKMVHNGIEYGDMQLICEAYQLLKDVLGLDAKELHSIFKEWNSGELDSYLIEITTDIFAQYDEETGKPMVDVILDAAGQKGTGKWTSQSSLDLGVPLSMITESVFSRFLSAMKDERVEASKVLSGPETEPFQGDKAEFIENVRKALFASKIVSYAQGFAQLRVASDEYGWDLKYGSLAKIWRGGCIIRSRFLQNITDAYETNPELKNLLLDPFFKDIMGSYQSAWRKVVAAAVTQGVPVPGFASALAYYDSYRTERLPANLLQAQRDYFGAHTFQRVDKEGVFHHNWLAE is encoded by the coding sequence ATGGCAAAACAACAAATCGGCGTTATTGGCTTAGCGGTAATGGGTAAAAATTTGGCTCTTAACATCGAGAGCAGAGGCTTTACCGTATCGGTATTCAACCGTTCCCCGGAGAAGACACATGATCTTATTGCCGAAGCGGAAGGCAAAAATCTGGTGGGTACTTTTTCCATTGAAGAGTTTGTAGAATCACTTGAAGTACCGCGCAAAATTCTGATCATGGTTCAGGCGGGTAAAGCTACCGATGCCACAATTGAGCAGCTTTTGCCGCATCTTGACCAAGGCGATATTATTATCGACGGCGGCAACGCTTATTTCCCTGATACGGTTCGCCGCAGCAAAGAACTGGAAGAAAAAGGTTTCCGTTTCATCGGTACCGGAGTTTCCGGCGGTGAAGAAGGCGCGCTTAAAGGACCTTCCATTATGCCAGGCGGTCAAGAAAGTGCATATAAGCTTGTTGAACCTATCCTTACGGCAATTTCGGCCAAAGTGGACGGAGAGCCTTGCTGTACATATATCGGACCGGACGGTGCAGGACACTATGTAAAAATGGTGCACAACGGCATCGAGTACGGCGACATGCAGCTGATCTGCGAAGCTTACCAGCTTTTGAAGGATGTGCTTGGTCTGGATGCCAAAGAACTGCACAGCATCTTCAAAGAGTGGAACAGCGGCGAGCTTGACAGCTATCTGATCGAAATCACAACGGATATTTTCGCACAATATGATGAAGAAACCGGCAAACCGATGGTTGACGTTATCCTCGATGCCGCCGGCCAAAAGGGAACAGGCAAATGGACAAGCCAGAGCTCGCTCGATCTTGGCGTGCCGCTGTCCATGATCACCGAATCCGTATTCTCCCGCTTCCTGTCTGCAATGAAGGATGAGCGTGTAGAAGCCAGCAAAGTGCTGAGCGGACCGGAAACAGAGCCTTTCCAAGGGGACAAAGCAGAATTTATCGAAAATGTGCGCAAAGCGTTGTTCGCGAGTAAAATCGTATCCTATGCGCAAGGTTTTGCGCAGCTGCGCGTAGCTTCCGACGAATACGGCTGGGATCTGAAATACGGCAGTCTGGCCAAAATCTGGCGCGGCGGCTGCATTATCCGCTCCCGTTTCCTCCAGAATATCACCGATGCCTATGAAACCAATCCAGAGCTGAAGAACCTGCTCTTGGATCCGTTCTTCAAAGACATCATGGGTTCGTACCAATCCGCATGGCGCAAGGTTGTTGCTGCTGCTGTAACTCAAGGGGTTCCGGTTCCGGGATTCGCAAGTGCACTGGCCTACTATGACAGCTACCGTACGGAACGCCTGCCTGCGAATCTGCTGCAAGCACAGCGTGACTACTTCGGCGCCCATACTTTCCAACGTGTGGACAAAGAAGGCGTCTTCCACCACAACTGGCTCGCTGAATAG
- a CDS encoding shikimate kinase: protein MTGELEQQQSFNTLHKNIILVGMMATGKSTVGAMLAEELGFELVDLDHVIIESEGRSIADIFADGGETYFRKVETAVLQRMLEGEGRIISTGGGAALAPGNAEMMLEKGLVVALTATEEVILSRVSGDQNRPLLAGNAQERVRTIMEQRREAYRFAHCTVDTSELSAAEVSQHILMHYRG from the coding sequence ATGACTGGGGAGTTAGAACAACAACAGAGTTTCAATACCTTGCATAAAAATATTATCCTTGTAGGAATGATGGCCACGGGCAAGTCAACAGTGGGTGCCATGCTGGCGGAGGAACTGGGCTTTGAACTGGTTGATTTGGATCATGTCATTATAGAGAGTGAAGGCCGGAGCATTGCCGATATTTTTGCCGATGGCGGTGAAACGTATTTCCGGAAGGTTGAAACTGCAGTACTTCAGCGGATGCTTGAAGGAGAGGGCAGAATTATTTCGACAGGCGGAGGTGCAGCACTGGCTCCAGGGAATGCCGAGATGATGTTGGAAAAGGGGCTTGTTGTGGCGCTTACGGCCACGGAAGAAGTCATCTTATCCCGCGTCAGTGGAGATCAGAACCGGCCACTGCTCGCTGGCAACGCGCAGGAAAGGGTCCGCACCATCATGGAGCAGCGCCGGGAGGCTTACCGTTTCGCGCATTGCACAGTCGATACTTCGGAGCTGAGTGCGGCAGAAGTGTCGCAGCATATTTTAATGCATTACCGCGGTTGA
- a CDS encoding rhodanese-like domain-containing protein, giving the protein MNEIPQITPQELRKRLETGEDLVLIDVREDDEVAFGMIPGAQHIPMGEIPQRTEELPAETEIVFICRSGARSQRVCEYLQQFGFKGSNLSGGMIEWNESAEA; this is encoded by the coding sequence ATGAATGAGATCCCCCAAATTACACCGCAGGAATTGCGGAAACGTCTGGAGACAGGCGAAGACCTTGTATTGATAGACGTACGTGAAGATGATGAAGTCGCCTTCGGGATGATTCCCGGCGCTCAGCATATCCCAATGGGCGAGATTCCGCAGCGCACGGAAGAGCTCCCGGCAGAGACCGAGATCGTCTTTATTTGCCGCTCAGGTGCCCGCAGCCAGCGTGTCTGCGAATATCTGCAGCAGTTCGGCTTCAAAGGCTCCAACCTCAGCGGCGGAATGATTGAATGGAATGAAAGTGCAGAGGCGTAA